The proteins below are encoded in one region of Phaseolus vulgaris cultivar G19833 chromosome 1, P. vulgaris v2.0, whole genome shotgun sequence:
- the LOC137813429 gene encoding RNA polymerase sigma factor sigE, chloroplastic/mitochondrial-like — MGVVTVSTSAARTPLRLSTKLISLQQAHKRLLIVAFKGNKLNKTTLVSPKEQIPLPLETAKKHRKRIGKTNDSVKRVRAVSTDETTPFTLDVDYNEAAAKLENIYKLSSVSSTCDTEDIDSKTKRVLRRRKNVGDEHDDRNDGSVVRNQNKKAKRLSLDKRIALKRNPKQEVIVQAQKKRDVNRIENIDALIREYSASTDLVSMDWKKIKIPPVLPSSEHAWLFKLMEPMKELLQVREDLQEVGKEISDGELADANSISVIQVRKALEVGQAARNKLIKHNLRLVLFVINKYFQDFASGPRFQDLCQAGVKGLITAIDRFESKRRLQLSTYSLFWIRHSIVRSITLSSLTRVPFGLDRVRADIHRAKLELRFELQRSPTEKEVVERIGISPERYYDVLKASKPIISLHSRHIVTQEEFINGITDLDGVDGDNRRQLAVLRLALDDVLDSLKPKESLVMRQRYGLDGKGDRTLGEIAGNLNISREMVRKHEVKALMKLKHPARLDYLRRYVV; from the exons ATGGGAGTTGTTACTGTTTCTACCTCAGCTGCTAGGACTCCCTTAAGATTGAGTACAAAGttgatcagtcttcagcaggCACATAAACGACTCTTAATTGTAGCTTTTAAAggaaataaattgaataaaaccACTTTGGTTTCACCTAAGGAGCAAATTCCTCTACCCTTAGAAACGGCAAAGAAACACCGGAAAAGGATAGGAAAGACTAATGATTCGGTGAAGAGAGTGAGAGCTGTCTCTACTGATGAAACCACACCATTCACCTTGGATGTGGACTACAATGAAGCTGCAGCCAAacttgaaaatatatataaactcaGCTCTGTATCTAGTACTTGTGACACGGAAGATATAGATAGTAAAACCAAGAGAGTATTGCGGAGGAGGAAGAACGTTGGTGATGAACATGATGACAGAAATGATGGTAGTGTGGTTAGAAACCAGAATAAGAAGGCCAAACGATTGAGTCTTGATAAGAGGATTGCATTGAAAAGGAATCCAAAGCAGGAGGTGATTGTTCAAGCTCAGAAGAAAAGAGATGTTAATAGAATAGAGAATATTGATGCGCTTATCAGGGAATATTCAGCATCAACTGATTTAGTTAGCATGGACTGGAAGAAAATCAAAATTCCGCCAGTTCTTCCTTCTTCAGAACATGCATGGTTATTTAAGTTGATGGAACCTATGAAG GAACTCCTACAAGTGAGAGAAGATTTACAGGAAGTAGGGAAAGAAATTTCAGATGGTGAACTAGCAGATGCAAACAGCATTAGCGTTATTCAAGTAAGGAAAGCTCTAGAGGTTGGTCAAGCTGCGAGAAACAAGCTCATAAAG CACAATCTCCGGCTTGTATTGTTCGTgattaacaaatattttcaagattttgcaAGTGGTCCAAGGTTTCAAGATCTTTGTCAGGCTGGAGTTAAGGGACTTATCACTGCAATTGATCGATTTGAGTCAAAAAGGAGACTTCAGCTATCTACATACAGTCTATTTTGGATTAGACATTCAATTGTTCGTTCCATAACCCTCTCAAGCCTCACACGTGTTCCTTTTGGACTTGACAGG GTTAGAGCAGATATCCATAGAGCAAAACTTGAGTTAAGATTTGAGCTCCAGAGGTCACCAACGGAAAAAGAGGTAGTGGAAAGAATTGGGATCTCCCCTGAAAGATATTATGATGTATTGAAGGCATCAAAACCCATTATATCCCTTCATTCAAGACATATAGTGACGCAAGAAGAGTTTATTAATGGGATTACTGATCTTGATGGTGTGGATGGTGATAATAGGAGGCAACTTGCTGTTCTAAGACTTGCTCTTGATGATGTG CTTGATTCCTTGAAGCCAAAGGAAAGCTTAGTGATGAGACAGAGATATGGACTTGATGGGAAGGGTGACAGAACGTTGGGAGAAATCGCTGGGAATTTGAATATTTCGAGGGAAATGGTTCGGAAGCATGAAGTTAAGGCTCTCATGAAGCTGAAGCACCCTGCTCGGTTGGATTATCTCCGTCGCTATGTTGTATAA
- the LOC137813426 gene encoding uncharacterized protein, protein MKVKKAKRDPHTGEKKKKKNREQNAEVEIDATVESVDMDNAIHISDSKKEKASINKKRKNKGKSVVRKPKPKGEKVDLEEQSDGVVDNCHSSAEEIQDFGGHRDLDTGAVINPCRSKKGKKKRKKEVQNSLEKGEGYNNQKEVYTISSGDDDSSKGMKKWIMEYHQSRPGLEVLQHQIDDFITAHEEKLEEERKEKEALAAEGGWTVVVHHKGRKKTTDSETGIAVGSVAQAAVENKMTKKKCKEVGLDFYRFQRREAQRKEIMTLQSKFEEDKKRLQQMRAARKFRPY, encoded by the exons ATGAAGGTAAAGAAGGCCAAAAGAGACCCGCATACTggggaaaaaaagaagaaaaagaacagGGAACAAAATGCTGAAGTTGAGATAGATGCTACTGTGGAGAGCGTTGACA TGGATAATGCAATACATATTAGTGACTCAAAGAAGGAGAAGGCTTCTATCAACAAAAAAAGGAAGAACAAAGGCAAAAGCGTAGTAAGGAAACCAAAACCAAAGGGTGAAAAAGTTGATTTGGAAGAGCAAAGCG ATGGAGTAGTAGACAATTGTCATTCTAGTGCTGAGGAAATCCAAGACTTTGGTGGTCATAGAGATTTGGATACCGGGGCAGTTATCAATCCct gtaggtcaaagaaaggtaagaaaaaaaggaaaaaggaggTTCAAAATTCCCTGGAAAAGGGAGAAGGGTACAACAATCAGAAGGAAGTTTATACTATTTCCTCTGGAGATGATGACTCCTCAAAAGGAATGAAAA AATGGATCATGGAATACCATCAAAGCAGACCAGGATTGGAAGTACTGCAACATCAAATTGATGACTTTATAACTGCTCATGAAGAAAAACTGGAAGAG gaaagaaaagaaaaagaagccCTTGCTGCAGAAGGGGGGTGGACGGTTGTTGTACACCATAAAGGTAGAAAGAAAACTACTGATTCTGAAACTGGAATTGCAGTGGGTTCGGTTGCTCAAGCAGCAGTGGAGAATAAAATGACCAAAAAGAAATGTAAAGAAGTTGGTCTAGATTTCTACCGATTTCAAAGAAGAGAAGCACAGAGAAAAg AGATCATGACACTACAGAGCAAATTTGAGGAAGATAAAAAACGACTGCAGCAGATGAGAGCTGCCAGGAAATTTAGGCCTTATTAA
- the LOC137815384 gene encoding uncharacterized protein, whose product MVITVEIDKFAIAKTLVNQGSSVDILYWDIFKKMRIPEAHIQPYNEQIVGFSGERVDTKGYIDLYTTFGEEDGPHKTINVRYLLVNAQTSYNILLGRPSINRLKAIVSTPHLAMKFPSANNDIATIHVDQKTARECYVASLKSEPTRRLYTTNTDDRVPQKRGRSPTRRSGRHMSRRQMIALVDLDPRMDDPRMEAGEDLHPFPLRDDRHTTHIGTSLKPDDMPGVDPQVITHRLSLYREAKPIAQKKRHIGEERRQAAREEADKLLQAGFIRKAHYTTWLANVVMVKKANGKWRMCVDYTDLNKACPKDSYPLPTIDRLVDGAAGHHILSFLDAYSGYNQIQMHPADRKKTAFMTDSDLAGRMIGWTIELSEFHIQYQPRGAIKSQALADFAAELTTSSAETEHSSWILYVDGSSNERSCGAGVVLEGPGEIVIEQALKFDFKASNNQAEYEAILAGLRLAQELEITKLICKSDSRLVIGQLNDEYEVRESFLQRYYHLVKQSMSTFSEISMQHVRRDHNTRADALSRLATTKCKGMHRSVIHVTLARPSIDLPECLTTDTESTWITPIKQYLLDGTCSPLGEKTMKLQAARFVLIGDDLYRRGYTQPLLKCLTPDQASYVIQELHEGTCGTHSGARTMAAKVFWAGYY is encoded by the exons ATGGTCATCACTGTAGAAATTGACAAGTTCGCAATTGCCAAGACTTTGGTAAATCAGGGTAGCTCGGTCGACATACTGTATTGGGACATTTTCAAGAAAATGCGCATCCCAGAAGCACATATTCAGCCCTATAACGAACAAATTGTAGGGTTCTCAGGTGAACGGGTCGATACTAAGGGGTACATAGACTTGTACACAACCTTTGGTGAGGAAGACGGCCCCCATAAAACAATAAACGTACGATACCTCCTGGTTAACGCACAaacttcctacaacatcctgctcGGTCGTCCGTCCATTAACAGATTAAAAGCCATTGTGTCCACTCCacacttagccatgaaattccccTCGGCTAACAACGACATTGCAACCATCCATGTCGATCAAAAAACCGCTAGGGAATGCTATGTAGCAAGTTTGAAAAGTGAGCCAACTCGACGACTCTATACAACCAATACGGACGACCGAGTCCCGCAAAAACGAGGACGTTCCCCCACACGGCGTTCCGGACGACACATGTCCCGTCGTCAAATGATAGCCCTTGTTGACCTCGACCCTCGCATGGACGATCCCCGTATGGAAGCAGGAGAAGACTTGCATCCATTCCCGCTTCGCGATGATCGCCACACTACGCACATCGGTACTTCGCTGAAACCGGATGATATGCCTGGCGTAGACCCACAGGTTATCACTCACCGATTATCACTGTATAGAGAAGCTAAACCAATagctcaaaagaaaagacatatAGGCGAGGAACGACGTCAAGCCGCACGTGAGGAAGCCGACAAATTGTTACAGGCTGGATTCATTCGGAAGGCCCATTACACcacatggctagccaacgtggttatggtgaagaaagcgaacggaaaatggcgtatgtgtgTTGACTACACAGACCTcaataaagcttgcccaaaagACTCGTATCCTCTGCCTACCATTGATCGTCTCGTCGACGGTGCAGCCGGGCATCACATCCTCAGCTTCCTTGATGCCTACTCTGGctataatcaaatccaaatgcacccggccgaccggaagaagacggccttcatgactgattccg ATTTAGCCGGACGAATGATCGGTTGGACGATCGAACTATCCGAATTCCATATTCAGTACCAACCACGCGGAGCGATCAAGTCGCAAGCTCTCGCCGACTTCGCAGCTGAACTCACTACTTCTTCAGCCGAGACCGAACATTCATCATGGATCTTATATGTTGATGGCTCCTCGAACGAGAGGTCGTGCGGCGCTGGAGTTGTTTTGGAAGGCCCCGGCGAGATTGTCATCGAGCAAGCCCTCAAATTCGACTTCAAAGCTTCAAACAAtcaggccgaatatgaagccatATTAGCCGGTCTACGTCTCGCTCAAGAATTagaaatcactaagttaatttGCAAAAGTGATTCCCGGCTTGTCATCGGTCAGCTTAACGACGAATATGAAGTCCGAGAAAGCTTTTTACAGCGATACTATCACTTAGTCAAACAGTCGATGAGCACCTTTTCTGAAATTTCTATGCAGCACGTTCGACGCGATCACAATACCCGCGCGGACGCCTTGTCCCGGTTAGCAACCACGAAGTGTAAAGGAATGCATCGGTCGGTCATCCATGTTACGCTTGCACGCCCAAGCATCGACCTACCGGAATGCCTGACGACCGACACGGAATCTACTTGGATTACCCCAATCAAGCAATATTTACTCGACGGCACATGTAGTCCTCTCGGCGAAAAAACCATGAAGCTGCAGGCCGCCCGTTTTGTCTTAATCGGCGACGACCTTTATCGCCGAGGTTATACCCAACCACTCCTTAAATGCTTGACACCAGACCAAGCTTCCTATGTCATCCAAGAGTTGCACGAAGGAACTTGCGGAACTCACTCCGGCGCACGGACAATGGCTGCCAAAGTATTCTGGGCTGGATACTACTAG